From a region of the Candidatus Tectomicrobia bacterium genome:
- a CDS encoding AtpZ/AtpI family protein, which yields MTSRTPPDDPASTPNGSGAAARKKVAERLRQLRAASAGWNFVTAPLVGGAMGYGLDWLFGTYPWLMLVGMAFGFVAAFIEVLRSAR from the coding sequence GTGACCTCTCGCACCCCCCCGGACGACCCCGCCTCCACTCCCAATGGCTCCGGCGCGGCGGCGCGTAAGAAAGTCGCCGAGCGCTTGCGGCAGTTGCGGGCCGCCTCGGCCGGGTGGAATTTCGTGACGGCGCCCTTGGTGGGCGGGGCGATGGGCTACGGGTTGGACTGGCTCTTCGGCACCTACCCCTGGCTGATGCTCGTGGGCATGGCTTTCGGGTTCGTGGCCGCTTTCATCGAAGTCCTCAGGAGCGCGCGCTGA
- the atpB gene encoding F0F1 ATP synthase subunit A, with protein MEKFHPFLYLSFIPAFEEYPGVLYTWVVMAFLIAVAVAATRALQTIPYGTQNVLETLFEGVNGFMQGALGPQGKPYFPLIFTLAVYLYLNNVIGILPGAMAPTSNVNTNIGCALTVFFATHYIGFKKSGLGYFKHFTGPIIWLAPLMVPIELISHLARPLSLTLRLFGNITGEELVLGVLMLLCLQIFLPLPWAMQLFAMFGSFIQAFVFVLLSMIYIAGSLEGHEHDEHGHEGAHAH; from the coding sequence ATGGAAAAATTCCACCCGTTCCTGTACCTGAGCTTCATCCCGGCCTTCGAGGAATACCCCGGCGTCCTCTACACCTGGGTGGTGATGGCGTTCCTCATCGCCGTCGCGGTCGCCGCCACCCGCGCGCTCCAGACCATCCCCTACGGGACGCAGAACGTGCTCGAAACCCTCTTCGAGGGCGTCAACGGCTTCATGCAGGGGGCCCTCGGGCCGCAGGGGAAGCCTTACTTCCCCCTCATCTTCACCCTGGCCGTCTACCTCTACCTGAACAACGTCATCGGCATCCTGCCCGGCGCCATGGCGCCCACCAGCAACGTCAACACCAACATCGGCTGCGCCCTGACCGTCTTCTTCGCCACCCACTACATCGGCTTCAAGAAGAGCGGGCTGGGCTACTTCAAGCACTTCACCGGCCCCATCATCTGGCTCGCCCCCCTGATGGTGCCCATCGAGCTCATCTCGCACCTCGCCCGGCCCCTCTCCCTCACGCTGCGGCTGTTCGGGAACATCACGGGAGAGGAGCTCGTCCTCGGCGTCCTCATGCTGCTGTGCCTGCAGATCTTCCTCCCGCTGCCCTGGGCCATGCAGCTTTTCGCCATGTTCGGAAGCTTCATCCAGGCCTTTGTTTTCGTCCTCCTGTCCATGATATACATCGCCGGTTCGCTGGAAGGCCACGAACACGATGAGCACGGGCATGAGGGCGCGCACGCCCACTAG
- a CDS encoding ATP synthase F0 subunit C, whose product MKLLTSLGLALTALAVLAGDALAAAAADAASGAQVLQWRIISSSFALAIAAAAGAFAQSRSIASALEGSARNPGAAGDLRVSMIIGLALIESLVIYTFVICLIIILG is encoded by the coding sequence ATGAAACTGCTGACGAGTCTCGGACTTGCGCTCACCGCCCTGGCGGTCCTGGCTGGCGACGCCCTCGCTGCCGCAGCGGCGGACGCCGCTTCCGGGGCCCAGGTCCTGCAGTGGAGGATCATCTCCTCCTCCTTCGCCCTGGCCATCGCCGCCGCCGCGGGCGCCTTCGCCCAGAGCCGGAGCATCGCCTCCGCCCTCGAGGGCTCGGCCCGCAACCCCGGCGCGGCCGGCGACCTGCGCGTTTCGATGATCATCGGTCTGGCCCTCATCGAGTCGCTGGTCATCTACACGTTCGTCATCTGCCTCATCATCATCCTCGGCTAG
- a CDS encoding redox-sensing transcriptional repressor Rex, which produces MAGKRKKASPARRGRGAPSARPKGPPKPSRDLHQRLAAYASALRALAKDASARALPAEVARRAGVRVERFLDDLGYSPAAAGRKGGIPLRQLQERLGRLREPRSRIPGVTVGRLSTYARVLNRIEEEGSRVVSSAELARRCGLNPAQIRKDLAYFGEFGVRGKGYEVRDLKANLRSILGVTRVWKVALVGAGNLGLALLSYRGFLAHGFTIDAVFDKFPDQVAPLKPGWPAVRPMEELAKVIRETGIRIGIVAVPSESAQTVANQLVEAGVKGILNFAPTQITAPPHIKVQTVELGSELERLAFYVSQEPGAH; this is translated from the coding sequence ATGGCAGGCAAGCGGAAGAAGGCGAGCCCGGCCCGGCGGGGCCGGGGAGCGCCCTCCGCGCGCCCCAAGGGCCCGCCGAAGCCCTCCCGCGACCTCCATCAGCGCCTCGCCGCCTACGCCTCGGCTCTGCGCGCCCTCGCGAAAGACGCCTCCGCCCGCGCCCTCCCCGCCGAGGTCGCCCGCCGCGCGGGCGTCCGCGTGGAGCGGTTCCTCGATGACCTGGGCTATTCCCCGGCCGCGGCCGGGCGCAAGGGGGGTATCCCCCTCCGGCAGCTCCAGGAGCGGCTGGGGCGCCTCCGCGAGCCGAGGTCCCGGATACCCGGCGTCACCGTGGGGCGGCTCTCCACCTACGCCCGGGTGCTGAACCGCATCGAGGAGGAAGGAAGCCGCGTCGTCTCCTCGGCCGAGCTCGCCCGCCGCTGCGGCCTGAACCCCGCCCAGATCCGCAAGGACCTGGCCTACTTCGGCGAGTTCGGGGTGCGCGGCAAGGGCTACGAGGTGCGCGACCTGAAGGCCAACCTGCGCAGCATCCTGGGCGTCACCCGGGTCTGGAAGGTGGCGCTCGTCGGGGCGGGCAACCTGGGGCTGGCGCTGCTCTCCTATCGGGGGTTCCTCGCCCACGGCTTCACCATCGATGCCGTGTTCGACAAGTTCCCGGACCAGGTCGCGCCGCTCAAGCCGGGCTGGCCGGCCGTGCGCCCGATGGAGGAGCTGGCGAAGGTGATCCGCGAGACGGGCATCCGCATCGGCATCGTTGCCGTGCCGAGCGAGAGCGCCCAGACGGTGGCGAACCAGCTCGTCGAGGCGGGGGTGAAGGGCATCCTCAACTTCGCCCCCACGCAGATCACCGCGCCGCCCCACATCAAGGTGCAGACGGTCGAGCTCGGCAGCGAGCTCGAGCGGCTGGCCTTCTACGTCTCCCAGGAGCCGGGGGCCCATTGA
- the tsaB gene encoding tRNA (adenosine(37)-N6)-threonylcarbamoyltransferase complex dimerization subunit type 1 TsaB encodes MREDAVASPARSWILGIDTSGAAGGLALLAVEGERLAARQLETRARGARALLPALDALLREAGVRREDLAAIGAAIGPGTFTGLRIGLSTAKGLALGLGIPLYGVPSLDALALEAWLEWRGAPEGEAPRWILAFRDARQGELFWALFAAPARPDRLPRRESEDGVDAPPKIPLPAGGPILAAGSDAPFPSAWEDARVRHAAFSTAAPAAARLAREALRRGDPPAPPGLEPRYGRLPRAMTQWGPPPGIDPGRTLA; translated from the coding sequence TTGAGAGAGGACGCCGTGGCCTCCCCCGCCCGCTCCTGGATCCTGGGGATCGACACCTCCGGGGCGGCCGGGGGGCTCGCCCTGCTCGCCGTGGAGGGAGAGAGGCTCGCCGCGCGGCAGCTCGAGACGCGCGCGCGCGGGGCGCGGGCCCTTCTCCCGGCGCTCGACGCGCTCCTCCGCGAAGCCGGTGTCCGCCGGGAGGATTTGGCCGCCATCGGCGCGGCGATCGGGCCCGGGACCTTCACCGGCCTGCGGATCGGCCTCTCCACCGCCAAGGGGCTCGCGCTGGGCTTGGGGATTCCGCTCTACGGCGTCCCCTCTCTCGATGCGCTCGCGCTCGAGGCCTGGCTCGAATGGAGGGGCGCGCCGGAGGGGGAAGCTCCGCGCTGGATACTCGCTTTCCGGGACGCCCGGCAAGGGGAGCTCTTTTGGGCGTTGTTCGCCGCGCCGGCCCGGCCGGACCGCCTCCCCCGCCGCGAGAGCGAGGACGGCGTGGATGCGCCCCCGAAAATCCCGCTCCCCGCTGGGGGCCCCATCCTGGCGGCGGGGTCGGATGCGCCGTTCCCGTCGGCGTGGGAGGATGCCCGGGTCCGGCACGCGGCGTTCTCGACGGCCGCCCCGGCGGCGGCCCGGCTGGCCCGGGAGGCGCTGCGGCGGGGGGATCCGCCCGCCCCGCCGGGCCTCGAGCCGCGCTATGGGCGGTTGCCCCGCGCCATGACTCAATGGGGGCCTCCGCCGGGTATTGACCCCGGGCGCACTTTGGCCTAG
- a CDS encoding YdcH family protein, translating to MQASGQCKASSADELSRLKNEHHDLDEKIARLESVRFPTPEEEREIKELKKQKLSLKDRIECLAKT from the coding sequence ATGCAGGCTTCCGGGCAATGCAAAGCATCATCCGCCGACGAACTCAGCCGCCTGAAGAACGAGCACCACGATCTGGACGAGAAGATTGCCCGCCTCGAAAGCGTTCGATTCCCTACCCCCGAGGAAGAGCGGGAGATCAAGGAGCTCAAGAAACAGAAGCTGTCCCTGAAGGACCGGATCGAGTGCCTGGCAAAGACCTAA
- the ilvB gene encoding biosynthetic-type acetolactate synthase large subunit: MPWRGGKALSTKAKQPIPIKSSRISGAEIIYRSLEREGVKYVFGHPGAVLLTLLDLFLKKHDVRHILTRHEQCAAHMAEGYARASGGVGVCLVTSGPGATNLITGITDAYMDSIPIVCLTGQVSTAMVGNDAFQEADIVGMTRTVTKHSYLVRRTADLPRALQEAFYIARTGRPGPVLVDIPKDVLLGEAAFDLPEEPDIRGYKPTTRGHPRQIEKVAAAIAEAKQPILYVGGGAIHAEAHVEILKLAETADIPVTYTLLGAGSFPSAHPLSLGMLGMHGTAYANFAVCECDLLIAVGARFDDRVTGKLSEFASRAKIIHIDIDPTAIGKNKHADIPVVGDARLVLHELNKLLKAQERPLWRKRVDKLKEDYPLVFDEQRSPIKPQDAILTLSQEVGDRAIITTEVGQHQMWAAQFYNFTFPRQFISSGGLGTMGFGFPAAIGAALARPDKLAIDIAGDGSFQMVMQELATAMQYGIPAKVFLLNNASLGMVRQWQDLFMDRRFSEVGLEVSPDYVKLAEAFGASGLRITDREELRPAIRKMIETPGPFILDVVVDPDELVFPMVPAGAALKDMIVRDGRKPSLSGKLSALPDN, from the coding sequence ATGCCCTGGCGTGGAGGAAAGGCCTTGAGCACCAAAGCGAAGCAACCCATTCCCATCAAATCGTCCAGGATCTCGGGCGCCGAGATCATCTACCGCTCCCTCGAGCGCGAGGGCGTGAAGTACGTCTTCGGCCATCCGGGGGCGGTTCTCCTGACCCTGCTGGATCTCTTTCTCAAGAAGCACGACGTCCGGCACATCCTCACCCGCCACGAGCAATGCGCCGCCCACATGGCCGAGGGCTACGCCCGGGCGAGCGGCGGGGTGGGCGTCTGCCTCGTCACCTCGGGGCCCGGCGCGACCAACCTCATCACCGGCATCACCGACGCCTACATGGACTCCATCCCCATCGTCTGCCTGACGGGCCAGGTGTCCACCGCCATGGTGGGCAACGACGCCTTCCAGGAAGCCGACATCGTGGGGATGACCCGCACCGTCACGAAGCACAGCTACCTCGTGAGGCGCACGGCGGACCTCCCCCGGGCGCTCCAGGAGGCCTTCTACATCGCCCGCACGGGGCGGCCCGGGCCCGTCCTCGTGGACATCCCCAAGGACGTGCTCCTGGGCGAGGCCGCCTTCGATCTGCCCGAGGAGCCGGACATCCGGGGCTACAAGCCCACCACGCGCGGGCACCCGCGCCAGATCGAAAAGGTGGCGGCGGCCATCGCCGAGGCGAAGCAGCCCATCCTCTACGTGGGCGGGGGGGCCATCCACGCCGAAGCCCACGTGGAGATACTGAAGCTCGCCGAGACGGCGGACATCCCCGTGACCTACACCCTGCTGGGCGCGGGCTCCTTCCCCAGCGCGCACCCGCTCTCGCTCGGCATGCTCGGGATGCACGGCACGGCCTACGCCAACTTCGCCGTGTGCGAATGCGACCTGCTCATCGCCGTCGGGGCCCGCTTCGACGACCGGGTGACGGGCAAGCTCTCGGAATTCGCCTCCCGGGCCAAGATCATCCACATCGACATCGACCCCACCGCCATCGGCAAGAACAAGCACGCCGACATCCCCGTGGTGGGCGACGCCCGCCTGGTGCTCCACGAGCTCAACAAGCTCCTGAAGGCGCAGGAGCGCCCCCTCTGGCGCAAGCGCGTCGACAAGCTCAAGGAAGACTACCCCCTCGTCTTCGACGAGCAGCGCTCGCCCATCAAGCCCCAGGACGCCATCCTCACCCTGAGCCAGGAGGTGGGCGACCGGGCCATCATCACGACCGAGGTGGGCCAGCACCAGATGTGGGCGGCCCAGTTCTATAACTTCACCTTCCCCCGCCAGTTCATCTCCTCGGGCGGGCTCGGCACCATGGGCTTCGGCTTCCCGGCCGCCATCGGCGCCGCCCTGGCGCGGCCCGACAAGCTGGCCATCGACATCGCCGGGGACGGGAGTTTCCAGATGGTGATGCAGGAGTTGGCGACGGCGATGCAGTACGGCATCCCGGCCAAGGTCTTCCTGCTGAACAACGCCTCGCTCGGCATGGTCCGGCAGTGGCAGGACCTCTTCATGGATCGCCGCTTCAGCGAGGTGGGCCTGGAGGTCTCGCCCGACTACGTCAAGCTGGCCGAGGCCTTCGGCGCCTCGGGCCTGCGCATCACCGACCGGGAGGAGCTGCGCCCCGCCATCCGGAAGATGATCGAGACGCCGGGCCCCTTCATCCTCGACGTGGTGGTGGACCCGGACGAGCTGGTCTTCCCGATGGTGCCCGCCGGTGCGGCGCTCAAGGACATGATCGTCCGCGACGGCCGCAAGCCGAGCCTCAGCGGCAAGCTCAGCGCCCTGCCGGACAACTAG
- the ilvB gene encoding biosynthetic-type acetolactate synthase large subunit — protein sequence MEMTGAQIAIEELKAGGIDIAFGIPGGTIMPFYDELLKANFTHILTRHEQGATHMADGYARVSGKVAVVVATSGPGATNLITGLLTAQMDSVPLIAITGQVPTPMIGTDAFQEADIYGCSIPVTKYNWLVKDVREIQGVIREAIRVAATGRPGPVLVDIPKDIQTARAEYNPHAPTAGALPAVRQMPGPEAEGIEKLIEALERAERPVILAGAGIVKAGAAAALTQFARHAQIPVINTLLGLGGFPGTDPLFLGMPGMHGTAYANFALCECDLLINLGARFDDRVTGKVSSFCPRAVIAHVDIDAAEIGKRVRTHIPVLGDVRDVLRVLNQQVKPAERRSWLEQVESWKRDYPLQYGWDGSIKPQYVVEQIQEITGGEAMVSTGVGQHQMWAAQFLRFNEPRRFVSSGGLGTMGFGLPASIGAKFGRPDKESWLIDGDGSFAMTLVELATAAMYNVPIRAVILNNGFLGMVRQWQELFFGKRYSHSHYPKNPDFARIAEGYGVKGFSVRDVDQVRGVLEQAADHDGPVVMDFHVSPEENVWPMVPAGAGNDEMQLAPPSPELAR from the coding sequence ATGGAAATGACCGGCGCCCAAATCGCCATCGAAGAGCTCAAGGCGGGGGGCATCGACATCGCCTTCGGCATCCCCGGCGGGACCATCATGCCGTTCTACGACGAGCTGCTGAAGGCGAACTTCACCCACATCCTGACGCGCCACGAGCAGGGCGCGACGCACATGGCGGACGGCTACGCCCGCGTCAGCGGCAAGGTGGCCGTCGTGGTGGCCACCTCGGGGCCGGGGGCGACGAACCTCATCACCGGGCTCTTGACCGCCCAGATGGACTCCGTCCCCCTCATCGCCATCACCGGGCAGGTGCCCACCCCGATGATCGGGACGGACGCCTTCCAGGAGGCCGACATCTACGGCTGCTCCATCCCGGTGACCAAGTACAACTGGCTCGTCAAGGACGTCCGCGAGATCCAGGGGGTCATCCGCGAGGCCATCCGCGTGGCCGCCACGGGACGGCCGGGGCCGGTGCTCGTGGATATCCCCAAGGACATCCAGACCGCGCGGGCCGAGTACAACCCGCATGCTCCCACGGCGGGCGCGCTGCCCGCCGTGCGCCAGATGCCCGGGCCCGAGGCCGAAGGCATCGAGAAGCTCATCGAAGCCCTGGAGCGGGCCGAGCGGCCCGTCATCCTGGCCGGGGCGGGCATCGTCAAGGCCGGGGCCGCGGCCGCGCTCACGCAGTTCGCCCGGCACGCCCAGATCCCCGTCATCAACACCCTCCTGGGCCTGGGCGGCTTCCCGGGGACGGACCCGCTCTTCCTGGGCATGCCCGGGATGCACGGGACGGCCTACGCCAACTTCGCCCTGTGCGAGTGCGATCTGCTCATCAACCTCGGCGCCCGCTTCGACGACCGCGTCACGGGCAAGGTTTCGAGCTTCTGCCCCCGGGCCGTCATCGCCCACGTGGACATCGACGCCGCCGAGATCGGCAAGCGGGTGCGGACCCACATCCCCGTGCTCGGCGACGTGCGGGACGTGCTCCGCGTCCTCAACCAGCAGGTGAAGCCCGCCGAGCGGCGGAGCTGGCTGGAGCAGGTCGAGTCCTGGAAGCGCGACTACCCGCTCCAGTACGGCTGGGACGGGAGCATCAAGCCCCAGTACGTGGTCGAGCAGATTCAGGAGATTACCGGCGGGGAGGCCATGGTCTCCACCGGCGTCGGGCAGCACCAGATGTGGGCCGCGCAGTTCCTGCGCTTCAACGAGCCGCGCCGCTTCGTGAGCTCGGGCGGCCTGGGCACCATGGGCTTCGGCCTCCCGGCCTCGATCGGCGCCAAGTTCGGTCGGCCCGACAAGGAATCCTGGCTCATCGACGGGGATGGCAGCTTCGCCATGACCCTCGTGGAGCTCGCCACGGCGGCCATGTACAACGTGCCGATCCGGGCCGTCATCCTGAACAACGGCTTCCTCGGCATGGTGCGCCAGTGGCAGGAGCTCTTCTTCGGCAAGCGCTACTCGCACTCGCACTACCCCAAGAACCCCGACTTCGCCCGGATCGCCGAGGGCTACGGGGTCAAGGGATTCAGCGTGCGGGACGTGGACCAGGTGCGCGGCGTCCTCGAGCAGGCGGCGGACCACGACGGCCCCGTCGTCATGGACTTCCACGTGAGCCCCGAGGAGAACGTCTGGCCGATGGTGCCCGCCGGCGCCGGCAACGACGAGATGCAGCTCGCCCCGCCTTCCCCGGAGCTCGCCCGATGA
- the ilvN gene encoding acetolactate synthase small subunit — MRQIYSILVNNHPGVLSHVAGLFTRRGYNIESIAAGPTENTSVTRIVIVAFGEQHELEQIAKQLRKLYDVRDVQQVPYNRSVTRELLLATINAGPERRGEVFQLATAFGAHVVSVSDESVTLEASGNDHKIRTLLKSFERYGIAQVARTGMIALPYTGMPSDWEPPA; from the coding sequence ATGAGGCAGATCTACTCGATCCTCGTGAACAACCACCCGGGCGTCCTCTCCCACGTGGCGGGGCTGTTCACGCGCCGGGGCTACAACATCGAGAGCATCGCGGCCGGGCCCACGGAGAACACCAGCGTCACCCGAATCGTCATCGTCGCGTTCGGCGAGCAGCACGAGCTCGAGCAGATCGCCAAGCAGCTCCGCAAGCTCTACGACGTCCGCGACGTCCAGCAGGTGCCCTACAACCGCTCGGTCACGCGGGAGCTCCTGCTGGCCACGATCAACGCCGGCCCGGAGAGGCGGGGCGAAGTGTTCCAGCTCGCCACCGCCTTCGGGGCCCACGTCGTCAGCGTCTCGGACGAGAGCGTCACCCTCGAGGCGAGCGGCAACGACCACAAGATCCGCACCCTGCTCAAGAGTTTCGAGCGCTACGGCATCGCCCAGGTGGCGCGGACGGGCATGATCGCCCTCCCCTACACCGGCATGCCTTCCGATTGGGAGCCCCCGGCCTGA
- the ilvN gene encoding acetolactate synthase small subunit, giving the protein MSEEEKNGGPSHTIAVLVENKFGVLAKVASLFSARGYNIDSLSVGTTQDPTVSRITLVTRGDERVLEQIRKQLSKLIDTIKVMDMVKEDTVQREMMLVKVSAPRTARAEILQIVEVFRARIVDLSAETLIIEITGDDGKIGAFLELLAPFGIKEIARTGKAALSRGPKTLKSAKG; this is encoded by the coding sequence ATGAGCGAGGAAGAGAAGAACGGCGGCCCGAGCCACACCATCGCCGTCCTCGTGGAGAACAAGTTCGGCGTCCTGGCCAAGGTGGCCAGCCTGTTCAGCGCCCGCGGCTACAACATCGACAGCCTCTCGGTGGGCACGACGCAGGACCCGACCGTCTCCCGCATCACCCTGGTGACGCGCGGCGACGAGCGCGTCCTCGAGCAGATCCGCAAGCAGCTCAGCAAGCTCATCGACACCATCAAGGTGATGGACATGGTGAAGGAGGACACCGTCCAGCGCGAGATGATGCTGGTCAAGGTGTCCGCCCCCCGGACCGCGCGGGCCGAGATTCTCCAGATCGTCGAGGTGTTCCGGGCGCGCATCGTGGATCTCTCGGCCGAGACGCTCATCATCGAGATCACCGGCGACGACGGGAAGATCGGCGCCTTCCTCGAGCTCCTCGCCCCGTTCGGCATCAAGGAGATCGCCCGGACGGGCAAGGCGGCGCTCAGCCGGGGGCCCAAGACCCTCAAGAGCGCCAAAGGTTGA
- a CDS encoding phosphatidylserine decarboxylase — MAEPKQARKRPPIAREGWGYLIAFTLLALISAYWEGWIWSAAFAAAALLIAGFFRDPERTPPREPGAVLAPADGRVVAVERLEGGGSAVAIFLSPLDVHINRSPVAGRILCAEHQRGRFLAAYNPECKDVNERNTLDIGTASGENFQVVQIAGVLARRIVTWCRVGDELEAGERFGLIQFGSRTDLHLPPGYAPCIEPGAKVRGGETIVARKRPHPG; from the coding sequence GTGGCCGAACCGAAGCAGGCGCGCAAGCGCCCCCCCATCGCGCGCGAGGGGTGGGGCTATCTCATCGCGTTCACCCTGCTCGCCCTCATCTCGGCCTACTGGGAAGGGTGGATCTGGTCGGCCGCCTTCGCCGCGGCGGCCCTGCTCATCGCCGGCTTCTTCCGCGACCCCGAGCGGACCCCTCCCCGGGAGCCGGGGGCCGTCCTCGCCCCGGCGGACGGGCGGGTCGTGGCGGTCGAAAGGCTGGAGGGGGGCGGGAGCGCCGTCGCCATCTTCCTCTCGCCCCTGGACGTGCACATCAATCGCTCCCCCGTCGCCGGCCGCATCCTCTGCGCGGAGCACCAAAGGGGGCGCTTCCTGGCCGCGTACAACCCGGAGTGCAAGGACGTCAACGAGCGGAACACGCTCGACATCGGGACCGCTTCGGGGGAGAATTTCCAGGTGGTGCAGATCGCCGGCGTCCTCGCCCGCCGGATCGTCACCTGGTGCCGGGTCGGCGACGAGCTCGAGGCGGGCGAGCGCTTCGGCCTCATCCAGTTCGGCTCGCGGACGGACCTGCACCTCCCCCCGGGCTACGCACCTTGCATCGAGCCAGGGGCGAAGGTCCGCGGAGGAGAGACCATCGTTGCAAGAAAACGTCCGCATCCGGGATAG
- the pssA gene encoding CDP-diacylglycerol--serine O-phosphatidyltransferase, whose protein sequence is MRDRFRGRFRRRRRRGRGSFKRGVFLLPNLLTTGSLFIGFYAIIASIQGNYWHASLAILGAIILDGMDGTVARLTKSASPFGLQYDSLCDLTAFGVAPAILIYNWALAPFGRFGWLAAFVFVACGALRLARFNVLAQSGEGASDFRGLPIPAAAGVLASTIYLTEDFRLHALVPHALVAAAAYALAFLMVSTVRYRSFKKLDGPLRRPFRVLVGAVLALFVAAAAPQVVAFAVMTGYAASGPLLVLLRMRRPREGASQPEEASPPGP, encoded by the coding sequence ATCCGGGATAGGTTCCGCGGGCGGTTCCGCCGCAGGAGGCGCCGGGGCCGGGGCTCCTTCAAGCGCGGCGTCTTCCTGCTCCCGAACCTCCTGACGACGGGGAGCCTGTTCATCGGCTTCTACGCCATCATCGCGTCCATCCAGGGGAACTACTGGCACGCCTCCCTGGCCATCCTCGGCGCCATCATCCTCGACGGGATGGACGGCACTGTCGCGCGCCTCACGAAGAGCGCGAGCCCCTTCGGGCTTCAGTACGACTCCCTGTGCGACCTCACCGCCTTCGGCGTCGCGCCCGCCATCCTCATCTACAACTGGGCGCTGGCCCCCTTCGGCCGCTTCGGCTGGCTGGCCGCCTTCGTCTTCGTCGCCTGCGGCGCCCTCCGCCTGGCGCGCTTCAACGTGCTGGCCCAGAGCGGCGAGGGCGCGAGCGACTTCCGGGGCCTGCCGATCCCGGCGGCGGCGGGCGTGCTGGCCTCCACGATCTACCTCACGGAGGACTTCCGCCTTCACGCGCTCGTCCCTCATGCCCTCGTGGCGGCCGCCGCCTATGCACTCGCCTTCCTCATGGTGAGCACCGTCCGCTACCGGAGCTTCAAGAAGCTCGACGGCCCGCTGCGGCGGCCCTTCCGCGTCCTGGTCGGGGCCGTGCTGGCCCTCTTCGTCGCCGCGGCGGCGCCCCAGGTGGTGGCCTTCGCGGTCATGACGGGCTATGCGGCCTCCGGGCCCCTGCTGGTTCTCCTGCGGATGCGCCGCCCCCGGGAGGGCGCCTCCCAGCCGGAAGAGGCCTCCCCCCCCGGCCCCTGA